The Thermoplasmataceae archaeon genome has a segment encoding these proteins:
- a CDS encoding endonuclease III domain-containing protein, which produces MNTGEIYANLLNRYGDMKWWPANSTDEVVIGAVLTQNTSWKNVEKALNLLAKNGILSLKGISESGELEIINAIKPSGFFNRKARTLRVLATEILKRYGSIEMMKAASLSEIMNFLNGVSGIGNETRDDILLYALDIPVFIVDSYTKRIMTRVRGSLEFVESSRFVSETIYDLGTDVGKLKNYHAMLVQLGKDYCRSSPLCSGCPLKNMCLYARDHDL; this is translated from the coding sequence TTGAATACAGGGGAAATTTACGCAAATCTGCTAAACCGTTATGGTGACATGAAATGGTGGCCGGCCAATTCAACAGACGAAGTTGTAATTGGTGCCGTATTGACCCAGAATACGTCATGGAAAAACGTGGAGAAGGCTTTGAATTTACTTGCTAAAAATGGAATCCTGAGCCTAAAGGGGATTTCTGAGTCGGGAGAACTGGAGATCATAAACGCGATAAAACCATCCGGTTTCTTCAATCGGAAAGCACGGACCCTCAGGGTTCTGGCAACAGAGATCCTGAAACGCTACGGGAGTATTGAGATGATGAAGGCTGCATCACTTTCGGAAATTATGAATTTCCTCAACGGCGTAAGTGGAATTGGCAATGAGACCAGAGACGATATCCTGCTGTATGCCTTAGATATTCCTGTGTTCATCGTTGACAGTTACACCAAGAGAATTATGACCCGAGTCAGAGGATCACTGGAATTTGTGGAAAGCTCAAGATTTGTATCTGAAACAATCTATGATCTCGGCACAGATGTTGGAAAATTAAAAAATTATCACGCCATGCTTGTCCAGCTGGGGAAGGATTACTGCAGATCGAGTCCACTATGTTCTGGCTGCCCACTGAAAAATATGTGCCTGTACGCTAGAGATCACGATCTTTAA
- a CDS encoding FAD-dependent oxidoreductase has protein sequence MSEFDAIVVGAGPAGASAAIRLASSKKNVLLVEKSDPPGSKNVSGGVLWGNGLSAIIPDWEKTAPIERFVDTKSVAFLTQDSKIAIDFSSKKLEQKKTGYTVLRTKFDQWLAKKAKEAGAMVINGVTVEKLHMEGGRATGVEQEGDVITADTVILCEGANPRVAIASGIHDRLSDHDVAIGVKEVISLPESTINERFNLKSGAGFACEYVLGYLKNGTEAGGFLYTNKDSISVGIVVNMAHLRENGETHSYDLIQEFLDHPYIAPLIAGGKMQEYSAHLVQEGGIRSMPKVFGNGYMIAGDSAGFSFSNGLVLQGMNYAIDSGVVAADAFIKAQEKGDYSEKSLSVYQDMLDSSYLMRDMKTFRGIEEVTWSPFVHKQVPAMLESLMMSLFMEEGKPKKHITSNLMDAMSKNGMLRTSSLLETYRMIRRM, from the coding sequence ATGAGTGAGTTTGACGCTATTGTAGTTGGAGCCGGCCCAGCGGGAGCGTCGGCTGCTATTCGACTTGCATCATCGAAGAAAAATGTTCTGCTGGTGGAAAAATCCGACCCTCCTGGGAGCAAGAATGTATCCGGAGGTGTACTCTGGGGGAATGGACTGTCCGCCATTATACCGGATTGGGAGAAAACAGCCCCGATTGAAAGATTTGTAGACACAAAATCAGTCGCTTTCCTGACTCAGGATTCCAAGATCGCAATAGATTTCAGTTCGAAAAAACTCGAGCAGAAAAAGACCGGTTATACGGTCTTGAGGACAAAGTTTGACCAGTGGCTCGCCAAGAAAGCCAAAGAAGCTGGAGCAATGGTTATAAATGGTGTCACGGTTGAAAAACTCCATATGGAGGGAGGCAGGGCCACCGGAGTTGAGCAGGAAGGAGATGTCATTACCGCAGACACAGTGATTCTCTGCGAGGGAGCAAACCCAAGAGTTGCAATCGCTTCAGGTATCCATGACCGTCTGTCTGATCATGACGTGGCCATCGGCGTAAAGGAAGTTATAAGCCTGCCTGAAAGTACGATTAATGAGAGGTTCAATCTGAAGAGTGGTGCTGGCTTTGCATGCGAGTACGTTCTGGGCTACCTTAAAAACGGAACTGAGGCAGGCGGATTTCTATACACAAACAAAGACAGCATATCTGTTGGTATAGTCGTAAACATGGCTCACCTGAGGGAAAATGGTGAAACACACTCCTATGATCTCATCCAGGAGTTCCTTGACCATCCTTACATAGCTCCGCTTATTGCTGGAGGAAAAATGCAGGAGTATAGTGCCCATCTGGTTCAGGAAGGTGGAATCAGGTCCATGCCTAAGGTCTTCGGAAATGGATATATGATAGCCGGAGACTCCGCGGGATTCTCTTTCAGCAATGGCCTTGTACTGCAGGGTATGAACTACGCCATAGACTCTGGCGTTGTTGCTGCCGATGCATTCATAAAAGCGCAGGAGAAAGGTGATTATTCTGAAAAGTCTCTGAGTGTTTACCAGGACATGCTTGATTCATCCTATCTGATGAGAGACATGAAAACATTCAGAGGGATAGAGGAAGTGACATGGAGTCCTTTTGTTCACAAGCAGGTCCCGGCGATGCTGGAATCCTTAATGATGAGCCTCTTTATGGAGGAAGGGAAACCAAAGAAACACATTACATCAAACCTTATGGATGCAATGTCGAAGAACGGTATGCTAAGGACATCTAGTTTGCTTGAGACGTACAGAATGATTAGGAGGATGTGA
- a CDS encoding electron transfer flavoprotein subunit alpha/FixB family protein: MAGIKMATPAANLDEYKNVFVFLETREDKLIRPALEMIGVGKKIADKVGEKLYCLLLGGDIKDEAKEAISYGCDIVLGAESADLRTYTTLPYSHIISDFVKTEKPNIFLIPATRNGRDLASRIAVSCEAGVTADCTELDVEQDTRILSANRPTYGESMLAEILCKKHRPQMATARPGIFPLPEKDKSRKGEVRVKDVKIDKQLLKKQVLEFRKKEALDLTAASVIVSGGMGLGKAEGFKMVGELAEEINGTVGATRPAVDMGWITRDHQVGQTGQTVRPRLYIAAGISGKIQHILGMKNSETIISINTDPDAEIFKYSDYLINADVNEALPALIKSVREEKKKLMASKKK, encoded by the coding sequence TTGGCAGGTATAAAAATGGCTACTCCAGCTGCTAACCTTGATGAATACAAGAACGTTTTTGTTTTCCTGGAGACCAGGGAGGATAAGCTCATCAGGCCTGCTCTTGAAATGATTGGAGTTGGTAAAAAGATTGCGGACAAGGTCGGCGAGAAGTTATATTGCTTGCTGCTCGGTGGAGACATAAAAGATGAAGCCAAAGAGGCAATTTCTTACGGATGTGACATAGTGCTTGGCGCAGAATCTGCAGACCTCAGGACATATACAACTCTGCCATATTCACACATAATCTCGGACTTCGTGAAGACTGAAAAACCAAATATTTTTCTGATACCAGCGACAAGGAATGGCAGGGATCTTGCATCAAGAATAGCCGTCAGTTGCGAAGCAGGAGTGACTGCGGACTGCACAGAACTTGATGTGGAACAGGATACACGAATTCTATCGGCAAACAGGCCAACATACGGTGAAAGCATGCTCGCCGAAATTCTGTGCAAGAAACACAGGCCACAGATGGCTACCGCTAGGCCAGGTATTTTCCCATTGCCAGAAAAGGATAAGTCTCGAAAGGGTGAAGTAAGGGTAAAGGATGTGAAGATAGACAAGCAGTTGCTCAAAAAGCAGGTACTGGAGTTCAGGAAGAAAGAGGCACTTGATCTTACCGCAGCAAGCGTAATTGTCTCTGGTGGAATGGGCCTCGGAAAGGCTGAAGGTTTCAAAATGGTCGGGGAGCTTGCGGAAGAGATCAACGGGACCGTTGGAGCAACCAGACCGGCTGTAGACATGGGTTGGATAACCAGGGATCATCAGGTCGGGCAGACTGGCCAGACAGTCAGGCCGAGGTTATACATTGCAGCCGGAATATCTGGAAAGATTCAGCATATACTGGGCATGAAAAACAGTGAGACCATAATATCCATCAATACTGACCCGGACGCAGAGATTTTCAAGTACTCGGACTACCTGATTAACGCTGATGTTAATGAAGCCCTGCCGGCGCTAATAAAATCCGTAAGGGAAGAAAAGAAGAAGCTAATGGCCTCAAAGAAGAAGTAA
- a CDS encoding aromatic amino acid lyase: ALALMGEGRIHYKGNSYETDQFLREHGIHPYHFTEKEGVAFINGTAAISSILSIEVFRSLRLMKNAIASASLSFEGLRGTLKAFREWAVGSRGHMGQKIIAASFRDLLSDSEIVRRSSEEKVQDPYTLRCIPQVYGAVLDTINYVKSVLDIEINSATDNPLISEDEVISAGNFHGEPVALVSDFLAIALTDLGNMIERRVARITDGNLSGLPPFLVKNSGLNSGYMIPQYVAAALCNRNKTLSFPSSADSIPTSANQEDHVSMGMNAALKLSEIVSNLFYIVSIEYLTGSQAVDLIAGKPSEFTSRIHDEVRKVVPTLTDDRAPYRDINAIYAMIAGDKYDLESLKPVRLE, encoded by the coding sequence TCGCTCTTGCACTCATGGGCGAAGGGAGGATACATTACAAAGGCAATTCCTACGAAACAGATCAATTTCTCAGGGAACATGGCATCCACCCGTATCATTTCACCGAGAAGGAGGGTGTTGCCTTCATTAATGGCACAGCTGCAATATCTTCCATACTATCCATTGAGGTTTTCAGATCATTAAGGTTGATGAAGAACGCAATTGCCTCTGCATCACTTTCATTTGAGGGGCTCAGGGGGACGCTGAAAGCGTTCAGGGAATGGGCTGTGGGTTCCCGGGGGCACATGGGGCAGAAGATCATAGCTGCCTCTTTCAGAGACCTGCTTTCCGACAGTGAGATAGTCAGGAGGTCTAGCGAGGAAAAGGTTCAGGACCCTTACACGCTAAGGTGCATACCACAGGTATACGGTGCAGTTCTTGACACCATAAATTACGTTAAGAGCGTCCTGGATATCGAGATAAACTCGGCAACAGATAACCCGTTGATCTCTGAAGATGAGGTGATTTCAGCTGGGAATTTCCATGGAGAACCTGTCGCTCTTGTCAGTGATTTTCTCGCAATCGCGCTCACCGATCTGGGCAATATGATTGAAAGGCGTGTAGCACGTATCACAGATGGCAACCTGAGTGGACTCCCTCCGTTTCTTGTTAAAAACAGCGGCCTCAATTCAGGGTACATGATACCACAGTATGTTGCTGCAGCACTGTGTAACAGGAACAAGACTCTGAGCTTCCCATCTTCTGCGGATTCAATACCTACTTCAGCCAATCAGGAAGACCACGTAAGCATGGGCATGAATGCAGCGCTTAAACTCTCCGAGATTGTCTCAAACCTGTTTTACATTGTTTCCATAGAGTACCTGACAGGATCTCAGGCGGTCGATCTGATTGCAGGAAAACCATCCGAATTTACCTCACGTATCCATGATGAGGTGAGAAAGGTAGTCCCGACGCTCACGGATGACAGGGCACCATATCGTGATATCAACGCCATTTATGCCATGATCGCCGGCGATAAATATGATCTCGAAAGCCTGAAACCTGTAAGATTGGAATAA
- a CDS encoding 4Fe-4S dicluster domain-containing protein, with amino-acid sequence MKIEDRLAVLNYKTDKAYAHITVDPKICETCPDHFCTFACPAKCYTLIEGKLNFKYEDCVECGTCDVACSHGSVAWTNPKGAHGIKYKYG; translated from the coding sequence ATGAAGATAGAAGACCGCCTTGCTGTGCTAAATTACAAGACCGACAAGGCATACGCGCACATAACGGTGGATCCCAAGATATGCGAAACATGTCCAGATCATTTTTGTACTTTTGCTTGCCCGGCAAAATGCTACACCCTGATTGAGGGAAAACTTAATTTCAAGTATGAAGACTGCGTGGAGTGCGGAACGTGTGACGTGGCTTGCTCTCATGGAAGTGTCGCCTGGACAAATCCAAAGGGCGCTCACGGAATCAAATATAAATATGGGTGA
- a CDS encoding triose-phosphate isomerase, with the protein MSEFLYMINLKHYSESTGKNAERMAREFSNLNSKMKRNLRIALSTVDLHICSEVKNAVSFMAQHVDPVSYGAYTGKISMESLMVMGISTSLLNHSENRQSRENIVETVKRSNKIDFDIVLCLESLREVEEYVDLHPAYIAYEPPELIGGEISVSSARPEVIEKAARICNANDVPLVVGAGIKNARDVEESYSLGARGILVASGVVKANNPSFALNSLMTVP; encoded by the coding sequence ATGTCAGAATTTTTATATATGATTAACCTCAAACACTATTCAGAATCCACGGGTAAGAATGCAGAGAGAATGGCCAGAGAATTCTCAAACTTGAACAGTAAGATGAAAAGGAACCTGCGGATTGCACTCAGTACAGTGGATCTGCACATTTGTTCTGAAGTAAAGAACGCCGTATCATTCATGGCCCAACACGTTGACCCTGTAAGTTATGGGGCATATACAGGAAAAATATCCATGGAAAGCCTTATGGTCATGGGAATAAGTACATCTCTCCTTAATCATTCTGAGAACAGGCAATCCAGGGAAAACATTGTTGAAACCGTGAAAAGATCTAATAAAATAGATTTCGATATAGTGCTCTGCCTTGAATCCCTCAGAGAGGTTGAAGAGTATGTTGATCTACATCCAGCATATATAGCATATGAGCCTCCTGAGCTTATAGGTGGTGAAATCTCAGTATCATCCGCCCGTCCGGAAGTAATCGAGAAAGCGGCCAGAATATGTAATGCAAACGATGTCCCCCTTGTGGTTGGCGCCGGCATCAAGAATGCTCGAGATGTGGAAGAGTCATATTCACTCGGAGCCCGTGGTATACTTGTTGCGTCAGGTGTTGTCAAGGCAAACAATCCCTCTTTCGCGTTAAATTCATTAATGACTGTTCCATAG
- a CDS encoding GntR family transcriptional regulator gives MITISVDHNSRDPAYKQIYDQIVSHVFTGKLQTGDAIPPSREMASTLDVNFHTVNKAYRLLRDNGVISLSRNRRYIISSGNRDENAESSLRTRQRELINDAIARGFGEDDIVEIVREILMERSLKEKKKD, from the coding sequence ATGATTACAATCAGTGTAGACCATAATTCCAGGGACCCTGCCTACAAACAGATATATGACCAGATCGTTTCCCACGTTTTCACAGGCAAGCTTCAAACTGGCGATGCAATCCCCCCCTCTCGTGAGATGGCAAGTACCCTCGATGTGAACTTTCACACAGTGAATAAGGCATACCGACTTCTGAGAGACAATGGAGTGATATCGCTTTCCAGGAACAGAAGATACATAATTTCCTCCGGGAACAGGGATGAGAACGCGGAGTCAAGCCTGAGAACCAGGCAACGTGAACTGATCAATGATGCTATTGCCAGAGGTTTTGGAGAAGACGATATCGTGGAAATAGTCAGAGAGATTCTAATGGAACGGTCTTTAAAGGAGAAGAAGAAAGATTAG
- a CDS encoding aromatic amino acid lyase, whose amino-acid sequence MIVLDGENLSVDDLYRIAVLEAEVSISKEALSRIKKSRDILEKKVKDGSTIYGVNTGFGSLLNVKINSSDISELQKNLIRSHSSGVGTPLPDEYVRSMIAIRLNSFCKGFSGVSSDLISAALTFLNKGITPEVPRYGSVGASGDLAPLAH is encoded by the coding sequence ATGATAGTACTGGATGGAGAAAACCTCTCGGTGGACGACCTATACAGGATAGCAGTTCTGGAAGCTGAAGTCTCTATTTCTAAGGAAGCCCTGTCAAGAATTAAAAAATCCAGGGACATACTTGAAAAAAAAGTGAAAGATGGTTCCACAATTTATGGAGTCAATACTGGCTTTGGCAGCCTTCTAAACGTAAAGATCAACAGTTCAGATATTTCAGAATTGCAGAAAAATCTCATTAGATCCCATTCATCAGGAGTTGGTACCCCGCTCCCAGACGAGTACGTGAGATCGATGATAGCCATAAGACTAAACAGCTTCTGCAAGGGTTTCTCAGGCGTGTCTTCAGATCTTATCAGCGCTGCCCTGACATTCCTAAACAAAGGTATAACCCCGGAGGTTCCCAGGTACGGTTCCGTAGGAGCCAGCGGAGATCTGGCGCCTCTGGCGCATA
- a CDS encoding threonine--tRNA ligase: protein MSAQEGMIKLRFSGGQPFRDSVPERLRKDAVAVECKGVLLDLSSIPEIDVECNLITKYSKQGIEILRHSAAHLLAQAILELYPNALPNAGPVTEEGFYYDFDMEPISSDKLPAIEARMRENVAKSIPIIREEHSKTELMFIFGKNPYKIDKIRDNVPDNGRSTVYRQGDFVDFCRGPHVPNTSFLGSTRLLTIAATHYKGETDGTPMIRIYGTAFPDEKSLNVYLKMREEASKRDHRKIGAEMDLFLFNSERAPGFPLYSPNGVIIRNELMNFMREKNSERGWMEVWTPHVFRDTIWKQSGHYAKYKPDMFTFELENHEGYGLKPMNCPGHITIFEREPHSYRDLPVRYSEFGTVYRYEKSGEVGGLTRPRAFTQDDGHAFLSMDMILGEVKSLIGLVKETYETVLGTTEATFDLSLMDRDHPEQYLVAFVCQECGNVVEIRKVSSNEKFVCPNCGSEKLDPDLSQWDKASDQLRQALVESGIDFREFPGEAAFYGPKIDVHTKDAIGRSWQLSTIQLDFFMPSNFGLYYINSQSKKDRIVMVHRAIFGSLERFMAILLEHFEGKLPTWLSPMQIYLTPVSISSAQYAEEVYENLKKAGLRVTMDLSPETISKKIKMIRLRRPSYIAIVGENERQDKTITIRGRDNKQQTYSMEVFLNKIKEEIRNRKIEQMV from the coding sequence ATGAGTGCGCAGGAAGGAATGATAAAACTGCGGTTTTCCGGCGGTCAACCATTTAGAGATTCCGTTCCAGAGAGGCTGAGGAAAGACGCAGTTGCAGTGGAATGCAAAGGGGTGCTGCTGGATCTGTCTTCCATTCCGGAAATAGACGTGGAATGCAATCTAATAACAAAGTACTCCAAGCAGGGCATTGAAATATTAAGACATTCTGCGGCCCATCTATTGGCTCAGGCTATCCTTGAACTCTATCCAAATGCATTGCCCAACGCTGGTCCAGTAACGGAAGAGGGATTCTATTATGACTTCGATATGGAACCGATCTCTTCGGACAAACTTCCAGCAATCGAGGCAAGGATGCGGGAGAACGTTGCAAAATCAATTCCCATTATCAGGGAGGAACATAGCAAAACTGAGCTTATGTTTATTTTCGGTAAAAACCCGTACAAGATAGATAAGATCAGAGATAACGTGCCGGATAACGGGAGATCCACAGTTTACAGACAGGGTGACTTTGTTGACTTCTGCCGCGGTCCCCATGTTCCAAATACGTCGTTCCTTGGATCGACTAGGCTGCTGACCATAGCGGCTACCCACTATAAGGGTGAAACTGATGGGACGCCAATGATCAGGATTTACGGAACCGCGTTTCCGGATGAGAAGTCTCTTAACGTATATTTGAAGATGAGAGAGGAGGCTTCAAAGAGAGACCATAGGAAGATTGGTGCCGAAATGGACCTGTTTCTCTTTAACTCCGAGCGTGCCCCTGGGTTCCCCCTGTATTCCCCTAATGGTGTCATTATAAGGAATGAGCTGATGAATTTCATGCGGGAAAAGAACTCCGAGAGAGGATGGATGGAGGTATGGACTCCGCACGTTTTCAGAGATACCATATGGAAACAATCCGGGCATTATGCAAAATATAAACCGGATATGTTTACCTTTGAACTGGAAAACCATGAAGGCTATGGACTGAAGCCCATGAACTGCCCTGGTCACATAACCATATTCGAGCGAGAGCCTCACAGCTACAGGGACCTTCCAGTGAGATACAGTGAATTCGGAACTGTCTACAGGTATGAAAAGTCAGGTGAGGTCGGCGGCCTCACCAGGCCCCGCGCCTTTACCCAGGACGATGGACATGCCTTTCTTTCCATGGACATGATTCTTGGCGAAGTAAAAAGCCTCATAGGGCTCGTAAAAGAGACTTACGAAACTGTACTGGGTACCACAGAGGCTACGTTTGATCTTAGCCTAATGGACCGAGACCACCCGGAGCAGTATCTTGTTGCGTTTGTCTGTCAGGAATGCGGGAACGTGGTAGAGATCAGGAAAGTCAGCAGCAATGAGAAATTCGTTTGCCCAAATTGCGGATCGGAAAAACTTGACCCGGACCTGTCTCAGTGGGATAAAGCTTCAGATCAACTGCGACAGGCTCTTGTAGAATCTGGAATAGATTTCAGAGAGTTCCCCGGGGAAGCTGCATTTTATGGTCCTAAAATAGATGTTCATACCAAGGATGCCATTGGGAGGAGCTGGCAGCTTTCCACCATACAGCTTGACTTTTTCATGCCTTCTAACTTCGGCCTATACTACATAAACAGCCAGAGCAAGAAAGACAGGATTGTAATGGTGCATAGAGCCATATTTGGCAGTCTGGAGAGATTCATGGCCATCCTGCTGGAACACTTTGAGGGAAAACTACCTACCTGGCTTTCTCCAATGCAGATATACCTGACACCGGTGAGCATATCGTCAGCACAGTATGCAGAGGAGGTTTACGAAAATCTGAAGAAAGCCGGTCTTCGCGTTACCATGGATCTTTCCCCGGAAACCATAAGCAAGAAGATAAAGATGATAAGGCTCAGGAGACCATCGTACATCGCGATCGTTGGAGAGAACGAGCGGCAGGACAAAACCATTACGATCAGAGGAAGGGATAATAAACAACAGACCTACTCCATGGAAGTATTCCTGAACAAAATAAAAGAGGAAATAAGAAATAGAAAGATAGAACAGATGGTCTGA
- a CDS encoding electron transfer flavoprotein subunit beta/FixA family protein has protein sequence MTLEIIVMVKQVPDSQEVVIDPVTMNLNRSMTRNVTNGADENALEAALKLKDKYGANITVISMGPPQAETTMIECLARGADRAILASDRFFGGADTYPTGLTLAATIKKIGKFDIIFAGEESTDSSTGHVGPGVAEFLDIDQITYASEVDYKDGRVIADRELEGGTEVVSVPTPVLVTILLNSNIPRIQTLRRKIDATKKGFEIWDHDKISLAPEWVGVRGSPTIVRRMRPIKERERAAKKFEVSNVGDLVKELYEKNIIKLEEV, from the coding sequence ATGACCTTGGAAATTATAGTTATGGTCAAGCAGGTTCCAGACAGTCAGGAAGTTGTCATTGATCCAGTTACGATGAACCTTAACCGGAGCATGACCAGGAACGTGACCAACGGTGCAGATGAAAATGCTCTGGAAGCTGCCCTTAAGCTTAAGGATAAGTACGGTGCTAACATAACAGTTATATCAATGGGCCCTCCTCAGGCAGAAACGACAATGATAGAGTGTTTAGCGAGGGGAGCTGACCGGGCCATACTCGCGTCCGACAGATTCTTTGGAGGTGCGGATACGTATCCGACAGGTTTGACTCTTGCCGCGACCATCAAGAAGATCGGGAAGTTTGACATTATCTTCGCAGGGGAAGAGAGTACCGATTCAAGTACTGGTCATGTTGGTCCTGGTGTTGCGGAATTTCTCGACATAGATCAGATTACCTATGCAAGCGAAGTGGATTACAAGGACGGCAGAGTCATCGCGGACAGGGAATTAGAAGGGGGAACAGAAGTGGTAAGCGTTCCCACTCCTGTTCTGGTAACGATTCTGCTTAACTCAAACATTCCTAGGATCCAGACCCTGAGAAGGAAAATAGATGCCACAAAGAAGGGGTTTGAGATCTGGGATCACGACAAGATTAGCCTCGCTCCGGAGTGGGTAGGAGTCAGGGGTTCTCCGACAATAGTACGGAGAATGCGGCCCATTAAGGAACGAGAACGTGCAGCAAAGAAGTTCGAGGTTTCTAATGTTGGTGACCTTGTCAAAGAACTTTACGAAAAAAATATAATTAAACTGGAGGAGGTGTAA
- the eif2g gene encoding translation initiation factor IF-2 subunit gamma: MLPQPSVNIGMVGHVDHGKSTLTLALTGTRTDVHSEEIKRGISIKLGYADVPIYRCTDDKGNEIYSGKRTNENCELSRVISIVDAPGHETLMATMLSGSSIMNGALLVIAANEKCPQPQTREHLTALDIMGIRNIVVVQNKIDLVTRERALESYREIKNFLKGSIAQDSPIIPVSAYHNTNIDVLMKTINDVIPTPVYDPDANPMMYVARSFDVNKPGANPLSVKGGVLGGSLIRGSLSVGDEIEITPGIQVTKGNKTTWENVVTEIVSLMAGKSTYERIIPGGLAAVGTKLDPFLTKGDSFTGKIIGKVGKVPSVVFNMTIEVNLLKRVVGFEEEQKVEPLKSKENLMLTVGTANTVGMANAVRDQNVELTLKYPVATDIGERVAIGRRISNRWRLIGYGKITNIV; encoded by the coding sequence ATGCTCCCTCAACCTTCTGTAAATATTGGTATGGTTGGCCATGTTGACCACGGCAAAAGCACTCTGACACTGGCGCTTACAGGAACAAGGACTGATGTGCACTCTGAGGAAATAAAGAGGGGAATCTCAATAAAACTCGGGTATGCAGATGTGCCTATTTACAGATGTACAGACGATAAGGGCAATGAAATTTACTCTGGTAAAAGAACCAATGAAAATTGTGAATTGAGCAGGGTAATTTCTATAGTGGATGCACCTGGTCACGAGACTCTTATGGCCACAATGCTCTCAGGCTCATCCATAATGAATGGAGCACTTCTTGTTATTGCCGCGAATGAAAAATGCCCTCAGCCGCAGACAAGGGAGCACCTCACTGCCCTTGACATAATGGGAATAAGAAACATAGTAGTGGTGCAAAATAAGATAGATCTCGTCACAAGGGAAAGGGCCCTGGAGAGTTATAGGGAAATAAAGAACTTCCTGAAGGGAAGCATTGCGCAGGATTCGCCAATAATACCAGTTAGTGCTTATCACAACACAAACATAGATGTTCTCATGAAAACCATAAATGACGTCATTCCTACGCCGGTTTACGATCCGGATGCCAACCCAATGATGTATGTCGCCAGATCATTTGATGTCAACAAGCCCGGTGCTAACCCACTCAGTGTTAAGGGGGGTGTCCTGGGGGGATCACTGATAAGAGGTTCGCTGTCTGTGGGCGATGAGATAGAGATAACCCCCGGAATACAGGTAACCAAGGGCAACAAGACAACATGGGAAAATGTTGTAACTGAGATCGTCAGCCTGATGGCTGGAAAGAGTACATATGAGCGTATAATTCCTGGCGGCCTTGCAGCAGTTGGCACCAAACTTGATCCATTCCTCACTAAGGGGGATTCTTTTACAGGAAAGATTATCGGGAAAGTTGGAAAGGTACCCAGTGTTGTTTTCAATATGACTATCGAAGTGAATCTTCTCAAGAGGGTTGTAGGATTTGAAGAAGAGCAGAAGGTCGAACCTTTGAAATCAAAGGAGAACCTCATGCTTACCGTGGGAACAGCTAACACGGTTGGGATGGCGAATGCCGTAAGGGATCAGAACGTTGAGCTTACTTTAAAGTACCCTGTTGCAACAGATATAGGGGAAAGAGTGGCTATCGGAAGGAGAATTTCCAACCGGTGGAGGCTTATTGGTTATGGGAAAATTACCAATATCGTTTAA